The sequence below is a genomic window from Lycium ferocissimum isolate CSIRO_LF1 chromosome 9, AGI_CSIRO_Lferr_CH_V1, whole genome shotgun sequence.
ACATTATATTTTGGTTTGTCTGAACTACCTGCATTTATGGGTAGGGCGAGTAGTACCCAACTATGAATCGGTTTGAGATCATCCCAATGCCAACTTCTTTTCGTCATACGCTCTAGAAGCTTATTCTCCAATTAGCTAAGTTGGGCAtaccaaaaaatgaaaagtaaagtAAAGTAAAGATGGATTGTATCACGGATCTGATACAATATGAATTACTTCATTGGTTGCATCGAATAAGAATGAAACTCAAAGACATTGGCAGGCCCGCACAAGAGATAAAGCATGTGAATTAATGCGATGCAAAGTAAAGAACCTAATTATAAACAGGGCTTCATGCTGTAAATCCTCCGAAAGAGAGGAATGCCTTCGGAGACACATGCACAGATGGTGCGTGGCTATTATCAATTTGTGTTGTAAGGTTGTGGGTTAAGTCTCTCAACCAGCACAACTCTCGTGTTGATCAATTATTATCGTTGAGTTTGAAATCATGAACAGCCATGCCGGTAATtcggacatgtgaagaggagatgcTGGACTCTCAGTGCGGAGGTGCAAGATATTGGCTATGAATGGCTTTAAGAGAAGTAGAGGAAGGCCGAAGAGGTATTGAGGACAGAGATGATTAAATGAACAACGTAGCCAACGATTCTGTGTAGAACGACGCGTAGATAGGAGAGTGTAGAGGATACGAATTAAGGTAGAAAATTAGTAGATAGTAAAGCGACGCCTTATTTATCCTTTCTTACTAGTAGTCGTAGTATTTCTCCTATAGTTCCTTATCCGTCGATTTAGGTTACCATCTATTGTCTCTTATTATTCACTTAGCATATTATTTTATTGtagttattattcttttttcgGACCGCTTGTCATactttatatagtattttgctATGGACTcttcattttttgttatttccttTCGAATTCTTTGAATTGCTTTTATTACCAAGGTCTATCGAAACAACACAATACCTCCCCCGTCACCGGGGGTAAAAAATCATGTACGTATCTCTGCTATAGGGCCTCTTTTGTGGGATCAtcttggatatgttgttgttgtcttgtGTCTGGCTCTCATCTACCTTCGGGCCCCATTTTGTGGGATCATAcggagtatgttgttgttgtagcagTACTGCCGGTGATAAGCCAAAATAAAGTGAGATGATGTCATCATGCCCTAATGGCCCAAGTAACGCCCAACGATGGGAGGCAAtccggcaaaaaaaaaataaaaattggccAATCCATACGAGTTGAGGTATGGTTTTTGAATGGAAGTCTTTAATTTTCACACTTGCACGAGTTCGGAAACATAGTAGTTTTTAAGTGGGAGGAATCTTTAATCTTCATGATAATGTGTGGCTTGAAACATTCATTTGACAAATTCTCTCTTCCAGAAGGTTGCAGTTGAaccaagaagaaacaaaaattttGGATTACCAGATCTTTCATAAACAAGAAGAGGATAGtaatttcatccaatttttgGGTGAGTAGAAGTTTAGAAATCATCCAAAGCACTATGTCCTTGGATAGCCAACAAATTATGGTGCAAGTCCAGGGGGTCGCAGGAACGTACGCCAGATTTGGTCCATGCTAATTCTCTTTAGGTTCTACGGCCATCTATATAGTCTTTTTTTCCCCcattgtattatttttatacacatatacaacctaaatttgaattaaaagaaaTAACCTTTTCTTACAATGTGACTAGAAGAATTTTCTCAGTTTCAAATGTGCTCATGAACCAAGACTCCTATGCTAGCTAGTAAACATAGTTTACCTTCTCTCCGAGCTACGACTGTGAGTCtgtgattatatgatttgacaATATAACCACTCATCCATTTCTAAGAATCCTCCTGTTTCCATCTTTTGAAGTTGACTGTTTCGAGGGGGTCAGCTTCCTAAATGAGGCATGCAGAATCATCACTGCAAGTGCATCGATTAGCCATAAGCTCTAAATATTAGGAATAAAACAAAGATAAAGAGTAAGTAACAAATTGAGCACGAAAAATAACCCACCTGCATAACTGACCGCAATAGCTGAGATGAGAGCCATTTGAACGTTGGTACAGAATAGAATAACTGCAGTTGCTGTACAAGATAGGCTGACTCAGTTCTCAAATTTATACAGTATCAGAAATGTTCTGCTTGCCAAAACAAATGAGTGCTTGAAATTATCTAGGGAAACGAAAACCGGCGAATATACATTTGAAAAGACTGAGAAGCGTCTCTAAAAACTAGAAACACAAAAACAGCAACAAGGACATTAGGCTTTAAATAGAAAGTGTGAATCGAGACTCAATGTGCACCTCTTCTTGGAAATAAAGTGTACAATAACCAAAGACAAAATGATCTAGCATATATGAAATTAAAACCTGCAATGGAAATTACTTATTTCAACATCTAATATCAGAAATACTAATCTAACAATATACAAATTGAACATCTTAAAATTTAATTTCAACAAAACCCCAAAAACATACCTACAATTCCATTTTTCAGTTTCACATAATCAaccataaaacataattaatgtACAGCATTTAGCGTAGGGATCTAGTAGTTCAGTTGGTTACCtaaactttcaccttgttggtgagggttcaaatccccacattgtaatctcCTCCCCCATtttcccttcccctaccccctatgtaataaaaaataattttaaaaaataaaaataaaaaatgtacaGCATTTAGCTTCATATTTAGTTTGTAGAAACTCTAATAAGAGAGTAGAAGAGAAGTCGAAAGAAACCCATGGTCAAAAGAAATAGAACAGGAGGAGGACTCACATactagaagaagaaaagaggatcatcatttgaagaaaaaacaaaagaagtctgttaaaaaataagtattatataCTCAAGATTATAAACTCAAGAAGTGGAATAAGGCGATGACTATAGAAAGAATGCTGAAACATACATGTAGAGTAGTCCTAGCATCCCAGCAGCCAAAAGAAACCCTGTCTTCCCcacttttcccccttttttattCTGATCCTTTTAAGTCAGATTCTTTAATCAACAACCTTCCGCCAAATTACTTTGTATTTCACTATTTGAAGTAGACGCTTATCAGAAGCATATTTCAACTATGAAGTCATAATCCCGACCTTCACATCACCTCATCGCTTTAAGTTATGAAAAAATGACCTCTAGCAATACTGAGAACGAGAAGGCAGATATGTAGCATTCACCTCTTTTTGTTCTTTGGTGGATAGGTAAATAACGAGGTAGCACAGATCTCATAAATTATGTTTGGTTCAAAGATCGTGCTAAGGGACAGGAAACTTCAGCCCATTAACTTTTTCTATCACAAAAGCATCCTTCACGTTCTTAGTAAGAGATCAATATATCGTTAACTTTTCAGGTACTACGAAAGATGATATGGAGAAGTGATACCAATATATCGTTAACTTTGCTGGTAAAGATGATGTGGAGAAGAGATACCAATATATCGTTACCTTTGCTGGTACTAGAGTTTCCTACAAAGATGATATGGAGAGGTTTATAAACCTTCCCTTTTTACTTTTCCCTCTTCTATTAATTTCTCACCAAAAGGCTTCCCAGAATAAAATCTTTTCCCACTGTTTTTCGCTTTTAGGTTCATCAACATTAATCTGGCTGAGGCTAAACCATTTAAAGCTATTTCCATCATATTTTGCTTTTTTCACAATATAGAGTAAAAGACAAGTGCAGGTACTACAAAGGACGAAATGGAGAGATCATAAGCCTTCCATTTCTACttcccccctctttttttttgggttattttccttttcttaaccCCTTTTCTGGTTATATTCCCCACCTTTCCGGCCCATCGAAACTACTATATCTGTGGACTAAAGCATAAGTTGTTTCTACCATATTTTGCCTATTTAAAATACTTTGAGTAAAAGACACAGTTCCTTCCTCATCATCCCCACACCATCCAAATCTCAGTTTTTCtccaaattgtttttttttttttttttttttttgggttggggGGCCTTGTTGTACTAACTAGTTCTATCATTTTGAGAACTTGTGGAAGTTTGAACAAAAAAGTTGAGATCGTGACATGATATTCTTTGCTAATGATGAAGAAACAGATTTAACAAAATATGTATTCACTGTAGTGAAAGGGAGTCTTGGCGTAACCGGTAAAGTTGTTGTCATGTGACTTGGAGGTCAAGGGTTCAAGCCGTGAAGACAACCTCTTGCAGATatgcaaggtaaggctgcgtacaatagacccttgtgatCCGGCCCTTCCTCGGATCCCGCGCATAGctggagcttagtgcaccggctGCCTTTTTTTATGTATTCACTATATTGACTCTTGCAAGATGCAaggctgagatggttcgggTATGTGAAGAGGAGGAGCACAGATGCTCCAGTGAGAGATGTGAGAGGTTggttggggagaggtgattggATAGGACATGACACATCTGCAAatcaccgaggacatgaccctagataggaAAGTATAGAGGTCGAGAATTAGGGTAGACAGTTAGTAAGTAGTAGAGTGTTTTCTCTTCATATTAGTAGAGCAGGGTCCTAGTCAGGAGCATCTGTCTAACCagtattattactattattactattatgctAGCATTATGTTATGCTTCACTTTATTACTATTGTTGTCTCTTTTACTTCGGTTATCCTTAATATTTGTATTGTCaatacttttctttcttcaatattttcatcTTAGCATTTTACTCTTGCATCTCTTTCAAAccattttctaaaaaatgattttcttgagccgagggtctatcggaaacctCTATACCGCACAAAGGTAGGGGGAAGGTCTGCGTGcaccccacttgtgggaatatactgggtatgttgttgttatttaatTGTTAATAGAATCCAcccccccaccacccacccccacccccactcccaccCAAAACTTAAATTAACGTACTtgcaaaaaattcaaataaaaggaTAAATTGGGGAAGAACATAGTCAAACCATAAACCCCTGCTCCCCTTGATCAATTTGTTGGTAATTCCTCACAGCTGCATCTATTTTGTAGTACCAACTCATTATATACTTTAGCTTATTGGTTAGATCATTTGTCCTTAATCCTGATCTTCAGTAATCTTGGTGAAACGTCTTAAGAGCATCCATTGCAAATCCAATGTGTCTGAACACCAGTAACCTAGAAACATGTGGTCATCCAACACCTCAACAGACTGGCATATGATGGTTTTGAATAGtcctgagtatgtagttctatAAGCAATTGCTTGGCAATGTTTTTCTTTAATCCATTACATGAATCTGCATACATTGCAACTGATAAGCGGTCCGAAACTCCTTTCTTGATGTTCTAATATCTAGTTTGCAATAGGAAGAAAGAAGATACATTTGGTCTCAAACTGGATGGATGGCTAGTGATCCAATAGATCAGATAATCAAGAAAGCAAAAGAGGAGCAGGACTTTTAGGACACAATGAACGTATCCCAATGtcggaaaaaatatatttagaaCAAATGAGGATGTGGAGTAAAATTGGATTTGGAAACTGCCAGGCGCCAGCCCAAATGTTCCCTTTAGTTTCTTTTGATCTTATAACATAAAGATCCCATCTGAAGTGTAATATAGATATGAATGCTTCTTAAGTTACATGTGTCCTGcaccaagggtgtggcctagtagTCAATGAAGTGGATTGAGCACCATGAGGTCTCAAGTTCAAATCCCAGCAGaggcaaaaacactaggtgattttttCCCATCTAGCCTTGGTGGACAAAGTTATCTGATATTTGTTGTTGATGGGAGGTGGCAGGTATACTGtgaaattagtcgaggtgcgcgcaagctggcCTGGACACCACGattatcaaaaaacaaaaagttccATGTGTTCTGCTATTAAGTGTCTCCATTTGGTATGAACGCAAACTCTATGCCTCGACGAAAAGTTGGCATAAGTGCTTCCAATCTAAAGGAGTGCAGAGTGCCATTTGTGAGAACTGAGAAGGAACACTCATATGGACAATATTCCAACGGTTGACGAGAAGCTTAAAGATCAGGATCAGTCGATTGCTGTTTCCTGGTGTTCACTCTTACAATGAACACATAGGATAAATCAAATGGCAAAATCATAAAACAGTCAAAGCTATGATCATATTATCCATCACCAATATACACAGATAGGAGGACCTGAACCATTTAAGAGAGTAGCACCCCAGGTATCTTTACTTTatgtttgtttattttcttcttttttttgggtttggggggggggggggtggtgaaGAATATTGACTCACCACACTGAGCAATGCGAATCAAGCTTTGTTTGATAACTGGACGCTGCTCTAATCCCCAACGGTCTCCACATAACTTTAACACATCCCAAAGTGCCAAACATGATATCAACCCTACAAGGGCAAGCAGCTTTTGGTACCTGTTACCCAAATTTACCAAAATGCAATCAATACCAAAGCAACCAAATCGCACAAAAATCAAGCAACTGAAATTGAAATCCTTCAGCTACATAATGTTGCTAAATCCAGACCCAGTATTGTCTTCAAATCTCCAAGCCCTTAGCATCTTTTAGATTTAACAAGTATTCTGAAATCTAAAGAACTTGAACAGATCAATCAGAAACTGAAACATCGTCCTTTCCAAAACCCAAGCTTCCAAAGTGCATTTGGCACATAATACATATCAATGTCTATATATCATgcaaatacaaatatatatatatatatatatatatattctcgtGAAAGGAAGAGAATTAAGTACGGAATGTTTTATAACTTAAGTACTATCCAAATCCACTGTCCTCCCAACAAGCCTCATTTAGCTCTCAAAGCCTAAAAACCTCAAAGTTTCTCACACAAAACTCAACAATCAATCAACCAAATAATAACTCAATCTTAAACTAGTTGGAGTCGGTTATATGAATTCTCTATATTCATTCCACTCCATTCCGGTCCTGTTCATACAATTTCACGGCAGATCATGCTTAAAACACAGCTAACCAATCAAATTATTGCACAAGCTCAAATTTTAATCGTTATCAATAGTACAAAGTACAATCAGGGGTGGAGCTAGCcctgggttcggccgaacccagtaactttggtccgaaccatatatttgtattaaattttttgttagatatgtacaaattattaatttagaacccagCAACTATAAAATATTAGAACCTCGAACCCACAAGTTCCAAATTCTGGCTTCGCCTCTGAGTCTCTCTGAGTACAATGGCATGTACTACTATACAGATACATGTCAACGTCCATATACATGTTTGTATAGTAGGCTtaatacatcaacaaccactCAAACTTGCCagcaaatttcatttagacactcaaACTACGATTTTTTCCAATTGAACAAATGATAAAGTGTTCCTATTAGACACTTTGGATTTTTTTTCCGCGTACCCATTATGTAGATAAATCAACAAATTCAAATATatcatctcctttaattatacacatcaacATGCTTGAGGTTTCTTGGGAGGTAACATGCTTTAAGTGGTTAATTTATCTATGTAATGGACGTTTGAGAACACGCAGACTTTgaaatttgtataattaaaggaggtaACATAGTTTAAGTGGTTAATTTATCTATGTAATGGATGTTTGAGAACATCAAATTTGCACATTTTTTTATACCGAAAGTGCTCAATAGtcaagttcattctttaacctcaacttttttACACTTCTATCATGTGttcaaaattaaagaatgaaatgtaAACTTGCCGTAGTTAGGCAGGTCTTCCGAATGAAATATACCTGGATTTAATTTTTACTTGAGGGATTTGGTTTATTTtagaaataattatatttttgcgCATTTTTGAGCCTATATAATATGCAGAtccacacacatacatacatacatacatacatctaTCAATAGTACAAATTACAATCACCTATACAGATACATGTCAATGTCCGTATACATGTTTACATAGTTCGCagacacacaaacacacacactcacacatacatatatacataatgtcaATGTCCGTATACATGTTTACATAGTacgacacacacacacacacacacacacatacatacataatgtGCTTCTCTatgtgcacatatatatatatatatatagagagagagagagcttacAGAGAGCAAGCAAAGAAGAGCACGAACAGAGACGCATAATTTCGCGCATAGCGTTTCACATTCTCATGAACTCTAAGCCTCGCCTGAGAATTCGACGAAGGAAACGAATATGAATCCAACGACCCGACCAATCCTCCCGTCCACGATGGAGTATCACCAGAAAAATCATCAGACCTAAGTTTCGCAAACGGATTAAGCATAAATAGCGAACAATAACGTTCCAATATGTGAAACAATTATTGATACCTGAGTTTGGCAAACGGATTAAGCGTAAAAAGCGACAACAACGTTCCAATACGCGTAAAAATCAGAACAAATACTCCATTCGAAATTGAAACTGCTGAGCTGGCAGCAGAGTTAGTTACACCAGCACCGTCGGAGGATGACGTGGCAGTGGCGTTGACGGAGGCTGTGTTGGAGGAGTGACGGTGGAGATCGGTGGTGCGTTGATCGAGAATTTCAAGGTAACCTGTATCTCGGAGCCAGGATTCGAATACGGGTTCGGGTACACTTAGAGATAACGGGTTGGCTGAGAATGCCATTTTTGAACCCCTCTTTAATAAGggattttttttgtgtttcagGTATTTACTTATCTGTAGAACGAATTTTGAAAAGGGGAAGGGGTCAAAAATTTGGAggagatgacaaaaatggtcccttatgtttgaggaTAGGTTTAAACTAGTCTCTTAAATATTCTTTACTTTAAATTTGTTAAAAGTTAACATTTTTAATCTAAGTTAAATATTTATTGACGAGAACAGGAACTCACATTTTAGAAG
It includes:
- the LOC132031257 gene encoding PRA1 family protein H; translation: MAFSANPLSLSVPEPVFESWLRDTGYLEILDQRTTDLHRHSSNTASVNATATSSSDGAGVTNSAASSAVSISNGVFVLIFTRIGTLLSLFTLNPFAKLRSDDFSGDTPSWTGGLVGSLDSYSFPSSNSQARLRVHENVKRYARNYASLFVLFFACSLYQKLLALVGLISCLALWDVLKLCGDRWGLEQRPVIKQSLIRIAQCATAVILFCTNVQMALISAIAVSYAVMILHASFRKLTPSKQSTSKDGNRRILRNG